A genome region from Erigeron canadensis isolate Cc75 chromosome 3, C_canadensis_v1, whole genome shotgun sequence includes the following:
- the LOC122592032 gene encoding alpha carbonic anhydrase 4-like produces MTSPNLSSLLFTFLIVSSLSLIVICNAAPSEYNRYDAGDEKEFSYEESAPDGPEKWGSLSAEWKVCSDGKSQSPINIDTKKAKEQSSDLKKSYKEAPAKIFNRHHNIAVEWQGDAGSIEVNGSTFKLVQCHWHTPAEHTIDGKKYDAELHFVHSNENDQKAVLGLLYAVGESDPFIKDVIASKIKGLGSNGNDLGEVSAGKITSDNNKYFRYIGSLTTPPCSEGVIWTVAEKVRPISEEQIKLLKGALDPDFQENARPVVELNGRPLTQFKDEEGAAEDSDHSGADSSAILKLWNGIIITVLVQMFFSFLF; encoded by the exons ATGACAAGCCCTAATCTATCATCTCTTCTTTTCACATTTCTCATCGTTTCATCGCTTTCTTTGATCGTGATATGCAATGCCGCCCCCTCTG AATACAATCGATATGATGCAGGGGATGAAAAGGAATTCAGCTATGAAGAGTCGGCACCAGATGGCCCAGAGAAATGGGGTAGTCTTAGCGCAGAGTGGAAAGTTTGCTCGGATGGAAAATCACAATCTCCGATTAACATTGATACTAAAAAGGCTAAAGAGCAATCAAGTGACTTGAAAAAGTCATACAAAGAAGCTCCTGCCAAAATTTTCAATAGACACCACAATATCGCG GTGGAATGGCAAGGAGATGCCGGAAGTATAGAAGTGAATGGTTCAACATTCAAGCTAGTTCAATGCCATTGGCATACTCCTGCAGAGCACACTATTGATGGGAAGAA ATATGACGCGGAGCTACATTTCGTTCATAGCAATGAAAATGATCAGAAGGCAGTTCTTGGCCTTCTGTACGCCGTTGGAGAGTCTGATCCCTTTATTAAAGAT GTGATTGCGAGCAAAATCAAAGGGCTGGGTAGCAATGGAAATGATTTGGGGGAAGTAAGTGCAGGCAAAATCACGAGTGATAACAACAAGTATTTCAGATACATCGGCTCTCTCACAACTCCCCCATGCTCGGAGGGTGTCATTTGGACTGTGGCCGAAAAGGTTAGACCCATTTCAGAGGAACAAATCAAATTGCTGAAAGGAGCTCTTGACCCT GATTTTCAAGAAAATGCAAGGCCTGTTGTCGAGCTCAACGGAAGACCACTTACGCAATTTAAAGACGAAGA GGGTGCTGCGGAAGACTCAGATCACAGTGGAGCGGATTCATCAGCAATATTGAAGCTGTGGAATGGAATCATCATCACTGTTTTAGTTCAAatgtttttctcttttttattttga
- the LOC122592031 gene encoding dnaJ homolog subfamily C member 7-like: MANVNSSRLPPAAVAATDDDDDHDRNRPGASRGRGDQKKSKKKDKCCYRCNQPGHSIRDCPLPDDAIHAIAGRSNQASVNSSSKVDKREVASVTPKVTELPSKNVDLTQLLTNKEKELQSCRQEIESLKSQLNKATTELDSFQAKNKEMILKMNKIQSRLNERTRELTEELSTVSDNVIVVKREEWSKAAKAVASVFVGGADLCSKKPELVPLILLYSSRADKRISNGKLRKAIDDCRIVTGLEPDLLSFYVRAGNCHLVLGEIDDAQKSYRKCLDSGWVWPEFSNEASDGLQNAEKVSRYINQSAELLKNKTVDSAANALEVITKALSISYYSEKLLEMKGEALFMLHKYEEAIEMCEQTLVIAEKNCNHMSDEDKKLKLWRWSLMSRSYFRMAKFELALSILEQYEQLGLPETKTVGSSSPSVASLLELFRCKSAGNQAFKDGKYREAVEHYTNAITRCVESRHFTAICLCNRAAAHQALGEVIDAIADCNLAIALDGDYAKAIYRRANLYEKIRDHLYEADDYTRLVSLLEKRSEKKDVEYLTIARQRLSFMPIKLINARPVDHYLVLGLKGSESGAEIKKAYHKALLKHHPDQAGKFLTRSESGVEDHVWKEIFRNIHEEAEKLFENIDYAYDVLSDDRKLADWFRNMHREE; encoded by the exons ATGGCTAACGTGAATAGCTCTCGACTACCGCCTGCTGCTGTTGCTGccactgatgatgatgatgatcatgacaGAAACCGGCCTGGTGCTTCCCGTGGCCGTGGTGATCAGAAGAAGAGTAAGAAGAAGGATAAGTGTTGTTATCGGTGTAATCAGCCTGGACATTCTATTCGTGATTGTCCGTTGCCCGATGACGCTATTCACGCCATTGCCGGGAG GTCAAACCAAGCTTCTGTTAACAGTTCATCAAAAGTTGATAAAAGGGAAGTTGCATCTGTGACACCTAAGGTTACAGAGTTGCCTTCAAAGAATGTTGATTTAACTCAATTACtaacaaataaagaaaaagaactaCAATCGTGTCGCCAAGAAATTGAAAGTCTGAAGAGTCAACTGAACAAAGCTACTACAGAGTTGGATTCTTTTCAAGCTAAGAATAAGGAAATGATTCTAAAAATGAACAAGATTCAAAGTAGGTTGAATGAGAGAACAAGGGAGCTTACAGAAGAACTTTCTACTGTCTCTGACAATGTGATAGTCGTAAAGAGGGAAGAATGGAGTAAAGCGGCAAAAGCTGTAGCTTCGGTATTTGTTGGAGGTGCAGACTTATGTTCTAAGAAACCTGAACTTGTACCTCTCATCTTGTTGTACAGTAGTCGTGCTGATAAAAGGATATCAAATGGAAAGTTAAGGAAAGCTATAGATGACTGCAGAATTGTAACTGGATTAGAGCCAGATCTTCTTAGCTTCTATGTCAGAGCTGGAAA TTGTCATTTGGTGCTTGGAGAAATTGATGATGCACAGAAAAGTTACAGAAAGTGCTTGGACTCCGGATGGGTTTGGCCTGAATTTTCAAATGAGGCATCTGATGGACTACAAAATGCTGAG AAAGTGTCTAGGTATATCAACCAGTCTGCTGaacttttgaaaaataaaactgTCGATTCAGCAGCTAATGCATTGGAAGTTATTACGAAAGCCTTATCGATAAGCTACTATTCAGAGAAACTGCTTGAGATGAAAGGGGAGGCCCTCTTTATG CTGCATAAATATGAGGAGGCTATTGAAATGTGTGAGCAAACACTTGTTATTGCTGAAAAGAATTGTAACCACATGTCAGATGAGGATAAAAAATTGAAGCTTTGGAGATGGAGCCTGATGTCTAGGTCCTACTTTCGTATGGCTAAGTTTGAGTTGGCTCTCTCTATTCTTGAGCAATATGAGCAACTAGGGCTTCCAGAAACCAA GACTGTGGGATCATCCTCTCCTTCAGTTGCCTCTCTCCTTGAGCTTTTTCGCTGCAAG AGTGCAGGAAATCAGGCTTTTAAAGATGGGAAATATAGAGAAGCAGTGGAGCATTATACTAATGCTATAACGAGGTGTGTTGAATCAAGACATTTCACTGCTATCTGCTTATGCAATCGTGCGGCTGCACACCAAGCTTTGGGTGAAGTGATTGATGCTATTGCAGATTGCAATCTTGCTATAGCTCTTGATGGGGATTACGCGAAG GCAATTTATAGGAGGGCTAATTTATATGAGAAGATAAGAGACCATCTGTATGAAGCAGATGATTACACAAGGCTCGTCTCTCTTCTTGAAAAGCGTAGTGAAAAGAAGGACGTGGAATATCTAACAATAGCTCGTCAGCGTCTTTCTTTTATGCCAATAAAGTTGATAAATGCGAGGCCAGTCGATCACTACCTGGTCTT GGGACTAAAAGGGTCAGAATCTGGTGCAGAAATTAAAAAAGCATATCATAAAGCTTTACTCAAGCATCACCCAGACCAg GCGGGTAAGTTTCTAACAAGAAGTGAGAGTGGAGTAGAAGACCATGTCTGGAAAGAGATTTTTAGAAACATCCATGAAGAAGCTGAGAAGCTGTTTGAGAATATCGATTATGCATATGATGTACTATCTGACGATAGAAAG CTTGCTGATTGGTTTCGAAACATGCACCGGGAAGAATAA